tTTATAAAAGCAGTAAGGttcaattgctgatgtaaaaagggctttataaataaatgtgatttaataaaaacatattttaaataaatcaaacatttaaatcaaacaaatgcGCCTTCTACAGTATGCTAATTAGCTCCCACCCATCCCAGTGGGTGAACAGGACTTCATAAGGTGCTTACAGGCTGTTCCATGCAGTCCTCTAATAATGAAATCTCTAACAGGTCATTAAAGAGTGATTACAGCTTATTAGTCTTTGACTCGGATTACCTGATTATCCATGTTGTGGAGGAAAAGTCACAGGACTAAAACTACACAAAGGAAACACATTGTTAGGGCAAGTTTGTGAACGAGATACCGATTCTTGGCCTAACATGTACATGTTAGTTCGCTTTTGCATTGCTAATAATGTAATctcgtgtgtgtggtgtgttgtaACCATTTTATGGTTACGTAGAACGGCAAGGATGGCGTCGTGAAGGAGGTATTCCCTGGAGACAGCGTCCACAGCCTCCTCAGCATCCTTGACGTCATCACTGTAAGCCCTCGTCCACTTCCTGTCCCGCATTCGACACTCCACGAATCGCCAAGCTTGATGGGTCAGGTCCTGTTGTCATGCCTTAGGGTTGACGCCTGAGTCCTTCGAACACATTGCTCTAAGTGTTTCACAATAGAGTGTGAAGTCATAGGTGAAAGTAGTATTGATTTACAGTCATTTAAACGTAGCTTAAAGTCCTGGATTTGGCAGCCCATTTAGTAGCATGAAAGGTAAATTTTCTGAGGGAAAGGTTGCACGCTATATCGTGTAGCACAACAACACAGCATGACGTTTTGGCTAATGTGCTCAATTTTGGTGGGCCATTATTCAAATAAGAATGCATTCTAACTACATCTTTCATATTTTGCCCTTCAGAGAGAAGAGTATATTGTTGGTACAAGAGTTTCGTTAGCATGTACCTCCTATATTAGCCTTGGAAAAAAGTAATTTTAAAGTATCAGATTTGGTTGTTCACGTTGATGGGTCTCTGCCTCTAGAAACTTGCTTTTGATGAAGTGAGTGTAACATGGGAATTTTAACAGCTTTACACGTGTCACATCACCAGAAACTTTGAACAGCTGGATTGTTTTCAGTCACCTACAGGGCATGATTGAAAGAGTGTTTCATGTAAACCTAACTAGGATGTAACTGCTATATTTAGACATGGAAGACCCTGAAGACAAACGTCCCTTATTGTGTCTACCGAGGATAGGAAGCTCTATTAAGTCTACCGAATTTAACTAATCTCGCTAATGTTTTTCAGGGACACCAAAAGCCATACAGGACCGTGTCGGCAAGGGCGGCAGAGGTGTCCACTGTACTTCGTCTACCTGTCGAGGCCTTCCACTCAATCTTCGAAAAGTACCCAGAGAGTCTGGTGCGGGTAGTACAGGTATGATGTTGTCACAAAATGGTAATCAGTGGAAAATCTGGCAAAAATCTGGACGCCTGTGCTCACTTATAAAAGGGATGTTTTGTGGTTAGGCTAGGGGATTTGGCAACATGGGATTGTAAATAAGTGCGTGTGTTTTTCCTCTTGGTGTTCATGGGGCCTTTGCGTGTCTCTGTTGTGTCCTTCAGATCATCATGGTTCGTCTCCAGAGAGTAACAGTGCTGGCTCTGCACAATTATCTCGGGCTCACCAACGAGCTCTTCAGCCATGTGAGTCCACTTCCCCACAACACCGTCAACGCTCTGTTACTCCATCGACGACAAACGCTACTTCGCTAGCTGACGCCACGTTCGACGTGCTTTTCTCATTGTGATCAAGTCATctgatgctaatgctaatacaAGATAACTGACCCCTGAACCCGGTCATGCTAAAGCTAACTTCTCTTGTCAACGCCGACCCGGTGATTATCCCAATTTGATCCGACCCATCCCTCCAGGAGATGCAGCCCCTTCGCCTGCCGCCCCTGTCCCCCCACCCCGTGCCCCGCACCAGCCCTCAGCGCCACGGCAAGCGCTTCAGCAGCCTGACCGTCCCCGCAGAGGACCGCGAGGCAGCCGTGAAGGAAGCGCAGGCCGGAGACGCTGGGAAGGATGGAGCCGCGCACCAATCGCCCCTCAGCAGAACCATCTCCATGCCGGTAGACATCGCCGGTGAGTACCGGTCCAGTTCTCCTTCCGTCCGTCTGCGTACGCTTCCTCAATGCCCTTGGCGTGGTCTTGTCCCAGTCTTGTTTACTGCCTGTTTATGGTAATCTGAGTTGACCAGTGACATTTGACCTCTGCATACGCCCTGTCACTGGCCAGGCGTGTGACGGTTGACATTTCGCATTAcgtctctgtgtgggtctgtttcTGTACAGGCATGCAGAAGAACCTGCGCTCGGATTTCGACATGGCCTACGAGAGGGGCCGCATATCTGTATCGGCAGAGGACGGCAACACACCTCCCACCTTCACACGAGTgggtacacacaaacacacacacacacacacacacacacacacacacacacacacacacacactgggcaCTCCATAAGGATTCGGACACCATTTTAGTTGCTTTGGCTCTGTGCTCCAGCTCTTGAAATGAAACTAAGAGGTTTCAAGTGCAAACAGTCTGCTTGAATCGGACAGTGTTTACATGGTGAAACCGTGGAATCTATCAGCCAGTGACTAAAGCATGAGGTCTTGTGTTGAGTGTCCTGTTAATGAGCCCGTCCTCCACGCGTTCAGCCTCAGGACCAGCGCGAGAGGAGGGTGACCGTAGACGAGGTACCGTCTGGGGTCTACCTGTAcccggaggaggaggggggtcTAGACAACCAGTTCTCCCCCGGACCCGGATCCGTCCCCGGGCGTCCCAGTGCGGCCCTGTTCGAAGAGGCCCAGAAGGAGATCCTGAAACTCATGAAGATCGAGGTCAGTCCTCCTATGTACCATTTCACCACCATCTGCTGAACAGGACTGTGACTTTGGTAGACGTGTGTCTGGTATTTGCcagaatattatttatttaaaaactgtCACCAAGTTATTTTGCCCTTTTGAGGTAATGAACCGTGTCGTGACGAGACATTTCAAAGTTGGAACAGCGGTCAGTTACCACCCGATTACGAAATCAAATGTTCCTCACTTGACAAAAACCCAGCGCTTTGGGCCTCATTGGCTCTCTATCAACAAGTCCTGGAGTTGTAGTTGGCGCCCAAATGTCCGGAACATTCTGCAATGTTCAACTTTGACATTCTGTCTTCCTCCAACCATTGACCATTGTGGTTCGCAGCAAGAACTCAGACGTTGTTTCACCACCGAGAACGTTACATCATTCCCTTCCTCCTTCAAGCCCactttctgtctatctctgctcttgcactgtgtctgtttttcccaGGACCCTGCTCTGCTGAATGGTAGAGTGACCCTGCATCATGCCAAGGCCGGAACTGTCCTGGCCAGACAAGGAGACCAGGTAACTACTCCTCCTATGAGAGAAGGAACGTCTCCGTCAGCCATTCTCTGTCACACTTCCATAGCAGtcctcttccccctccctccgTCCTTTGGCGTcatccttttctcctcctcgcGTTTATGTCTCGAAACTTTACAACCGAAAGCATTCCCGAACACAAAGCCTAAACATGACTCTTCGTCCTCCGccctcacccacccccccaGGACGTGAGTCTACACTTCGTCCTGGCCGGCTGTCTCCATGTGTACCAGCGGATGATCGACAAGCAGGAGGCGGTGTGCCTGTTTGTGACCCAGCCGGGGGAGATGGTGGGCCAGCTGGCCGTGCTGACCGGGGAACCGCTGATCTTCACCATCAAGGCCAATCGAGACTGCACCTTCCTCAAGATCTCCAAGTCCGACTTCTATGAGTGAGTTCCAAGTAGAGACAAGGGTACAGATCCAGGAAGTTCTCAATATGCCTTTCACAAAGACGGAAACAAATAGTTCTGCTTTACTAGGGTTCAGGACTGCGTACATATGGAGTTggtagaagtgtgtgtgtgtgtgtgtgtgtgtgtgtgtgtgtgtgtgtgtgtgtgtgtgtgtgtgtgtgtgtgtgtgtgtgtgtgtgtgtgtgtgtgtgtgtgtgtgtgtgtgtgtgtgtgtgtgtgtgtgtgtgtgtgtgtgtgtgtgtgtgtgtgtgtgtgtgtgtgtgtgtgtgtgtgtgtgtgtgtgtgtgtgtgtgtgtgtgtgtgtgtgtgtgtgtgtgtgtgtgtgtggtcttactgaacgaatcatggtccccatgaggcaaaagtcaatttccggtttagggtcaaacttacaattgattttatagttagaattgggatttctttaaggttaggcattacatctaggtcaagtttaggcataaagttactttattgaggttagggttaagtttagggcaagggagcatccAATTtcaattttctggtccccatgagggtaggtgtacaaacgtgtgtgtgtgtgtgtgtcacaactGTCTGTCATATTGGATGCGACGGTGGCTCAACGTTTCTCCTGATTTCTCAGTCCCCTGCGACGTTTCATCGTGGCATTGCTACTCACACTGTCCCTGTGGCATCTGCAGGATCATGCGTGAGCAGCCAAGCGTGGTGCTGAGCGCCGCCCACACCGTCGCCATACGCATGTCCCCATTCGTCAGGCAGATGGACTTCGCCATAGATTGGATGGCTGTGGAGGCCGGAAGAGCGCTCTACCGGTACAGTACCCCAAGCCTTTCTCACTGCAGTTTGATTTCGGCATTCCTTGAAGTTGTTTGTTGGTTGGGGTTTTGACCGAAGCCAAATGGTTTGCTGTGGCGGTCCCGTATCCAGGCAGGACGACCAGTCGGACTGCACCTACATTGTTCTGAATGGACGTCTCCGTTCGGTCATACGGAAGGCCAATGGAAAGAAGGAACTAGTAGGAGAGTACGGTCGTGGGGACCTCATAGGAGTGGTAAGAACTTCTCATTTCTAGTATGAGAGTACAGGGGAGACCTCAAGGATGGCTGATTTATACAACTAGTGTTTCTACTAGTTTTGAAGACAGCAGTAAAGCTCACATAATTTAAAGCGTATGTGATGTACTTTTCTTCATATTGTATTGCAGGTGCTTTTTAAGACATTTTGGATCATGTATATTTGTGGctatctacatacagtatattcttcTTCTTGTACTTTATGAATAGAGGTCAATCGAGAATTACATTCTGTTTAGTCTTTAAGCTAATTTAATGGCTATTTCATCTTAATTTCAAATAGGAATTTGGTCCATCTGAGATGTTTTCTTTCTGATTTGTCATCCGGTGTAGTTAAAAATCTTCCAAAAACGGTCCAAGTCGGTGATGATTGAGTTCTTTCAGGGTGTATTGGTAACCCCTCGTGTCCCGTCCAGGTGGAGGCTCTCACCAGACAGCCCAGGGCCACTACGGTCCACGCGGTCCGAGACACCGAGCTTGTCAAGCTCCCGGAGGGAACCCTCAACAACATCAAGAGGAGGTACCCCCAGGTGGTGACCAGGTTGATCCACCTGTTAGGACAGAAGATCCTGGGGAACCTGCAACAAGCCCGAGGACCATTCTCAGGTGAGCGTGCGGGATGCAGAAGCCGAGGCCGCGACGCGTCCGTAGACCAGCCTCTCCAACCCCCCTTATCCGTCCCCGTCCAGGTTCGGCCCTCGGCCTCTCCACCGTGGCATCCAGCCCGGACGTCACCAACCCGGCCAGCAACCTTTCTACCGTGGCCGTGCTGCCCGTCTGTGACGAGGTGCCAATGAACGCGTTCAACCTGGAGCTCAGCCACGCCCTAAGTGCCATAggtacatcaatcaatcaaatgtatttataaagccctttttacaacagcagtttgtcaccaagtgctttacagagacacccggttacagagacaacattagtgttgaatttcaggtaTATGCCCCGTCCTCTAAAAAGAGCCCAGTCTAGCGACTGTCAGTCCGACCCGGCTACAACGACGGCCGGCTAATGGCCACCGTGTTAGTAGATCAGCTGACGCTTCGTTTTTATCTTCCGCGCAGGACCTACGCTGCTGCTGACCAGTGACATCATCAGGGAGCGACTGGGTGCCTCCGCGCTGGACAGGTCGGTTTTGATTCATTCTTCTGCTTCCCTCACATTCTCTGGAAGTCCCAGTGTTTCCCACCTCTCCGGTCTTCTTCTCACCCCCGCGTTCCACCCAATGTTCCCGACCTGTCCTCACGATATTCCCGACCTGTCCTCACGATATTCCCGACCTGTCCTCACGATATTCCCGACCCGCCATCCTTGTTCTACCCCCTGGCAGTATCCACGAGTACCGGCTGTCAGGCTGGCTGGCCCAGCAGGAGGACATCAACAGGATCGTTCTGTACCAGACGGACAGCAGCATGACCCCCTGGACCCAGCGCTGCATCCGCCAGGCCGACTGCATCCTCATCGTGGGCCTGGGGGACCAGGAGCCCGCTCTGGGACAGGTACGTGTGTGAAGTGGGGCAGGCGTGTCCGTCGCGCTTATTCGGTCTAAGATCAAGTCGTCCGCGACCACCCGGTATCTGGTCCCGTCACCGACCGGCTCGCCCTCTTCCTTCCAAGCTGGAGCAGATGCTGGAGAACACGGCCGTGCGGGCCCTGAAGCAGCTGGTGCTGCTCCATAAGGAGGACGGCTCCGGGCCCTGCCGGACGGTGGAGTGGCTGAACATGAGGAGCTGGTGCTCCGGACACCTGCACCTCCGCTGCCCCCGTCGAGTGTTCTCCCGACGAGGCCCGTCAAAACTGGTACGGCTCCCCTGAAAGACGCCCGGACGGGTCCGTTTCTTCCTTGTTCAGTTATTTAATGAATTAGTTAATTATTATCAGGAGCATAAGGATTGTTATGAAAACCGGTTTGATGATGCGCTCGGGAAAATATTGGGCTCTTGTTTGACCACTGGACCAACCAGTTACAGTGCTCCAGCGTAGGTCCAGGCAACTCTTGGAAACATGTTTGATGTCCAACCGGTTGGACATTTCTAAACGCACGGAAGACTTTAAGGGCTATAGCGTAAAAGGAGCTCACAACAAACAGGTCTGCTgcagttattttgtgtgtttgtctgtctgtcgggggtgtgtgtttgtgtgtgcacgagCAGAGGGAGGTTTATGAGAAGGTGTTTGAGAAGACGGCAGACCGACACAGCGATTTCTCTCGGCTGGCCCGGGTTCTGACTGGGAACAGTATCGCTTTGGTGCTGGGAGGAGGGGGCGCGAGGTCAGTGGACTCATGGGGCAATTCGCCTCTTCAAACTCATTCATTTTCGTGTAAAACAAcagtttaataaaataaaaatttataaaaattttacattttgtgcaatctaatttaaaacattttgtaccaAACGTCCTCACATACATGACATTCTCGAGGCTATTGGACCTATACCTTGACCctactctgattggctgtctctGTTACCTATACAGAGGCTGCTCCCACGTGGGCGTGATCAAGGCCATGGAGGAGGCGGGGATTCCCATCGACATTGTGGGCGGGACGTCCATCGGGTCGTTCATTGGGGCGCTGTACGCCGAGGAGAGGAGTGCCGTGCGCACTAAGCAGAGGGCCCGCGAATGGTCCAAGGTAGCGCCCAGCCGTCTCCGAACCGCCGCGCCGCGTTTCATTCCTCCCGTTGTCTTCTCCGAGTAGAGGAAACATGACCCGGTCTGCGTCTCTGTTGACAGGCGATGAACTCCGTGTTCAAAACCATCCTCGACCTGACCTACCCAATCACGTCGATGTTCACCGGCGCCGCCTTCAACACCAGCATCTCCAAAGTGTTCCAGGACAAGCAAGCTGAGGTGATGGGTCACACTGTCAGTCACGTTAGAACTGTGTGCTCATAAACTTCACTAGTCAAACGCTTTGATAAATCTCGAGAGACAGTGTGACCGAATAGAGCTGGCGTGACATCTTATTCCACTTGGTATTAGTCTGTAATATCCCGTATAAATCAAACTGAATGTTCCTTATTACCATTCCTATCTAATGTGTTCTACATAAATCTCCCAGGACCTCTGGCTTCCCTATTTCAACGTGACCACTGACATCACAGCGTCCGCCATGCGCGTGCACCAAAACGGTGAGTGACAGGCATCTGACCGcggggccccccccccccctcactccTCCGCTTCatctttcccctctcctctgtttgGAAATGGATGGCTAGATTTTACAGACGTCCTGTATATTATTCTAAGATCTTTTCTAGCCTGTTAAGATCAGTTTGGAGTGGTCAGATAGGtgtacctcacacacacaggttagatGGGGTATTTGTTTCAGTCGTTTGGACATAGTCTCCACATTTAACACTTTAACTCAGTCCACTCACTCGGGTACTGCCCGCAGTGACAGAATATTAACCTGTGTAGTAGGCCTGATTGTTAATTCCTAAAGCAGTTCAACATGATGGTCTTCATAGTTTAGATATTATAATCTGAGCACGGGCCGGCCAGAGATTATAATCCTAGCCGTTAATTGTAGAACTTCTTTCTAGTGAACAGATTCTTGAGAGGTGCAGACCAGATAAGAGACCGAGAGAACAGCGAGGTGTAACTCTAAGCATAAGACAGTCCTTGATGATTGATTCAGGTTTTTTATGTAAATGGTTGGATTGGGACAGCCTGTCAGTGATGTATGAAAGCGTGTGCCTACCCTAAATCAATCATGCATGCTTTCATAGGACAATGGTAAGAGGATGTCAAACCATTTTTGAACTGGAGCACAGTCTCGTTTTCCTTCTGCcttgactgattgactgacaccagttaatgtatgtgtgtgtctttcttgtGTAAGTTTTTCATGTATGACTGTTTTGAGAAATGCACCGCCACTAACTGTAGCTAGAGTAGTCCTAGATGCCGGGAGTAAGAACCTTCCTCACCTCCTTGGGTTGAGTGCCACCAAGTCCAGTACTGACCGACTTCCTGGTGAATTCATTATCACCAGTAATGGCTACTAGTCTGTTAGAGAAGATGCGTTTTGACTGAAGTTCAGTACGTTAGCTCCCACATTTTCTTATGCATTGACTAGGCCTGTAAGCCACATGagtacatttagatttagagtcCTCAGTTGATGCTGGATTTGTGAAGGCACAATGATGTGGTGTGACCCCCTGATATCCCTTGGATGCTTGTCTCACCTTGGAGTGTGTGAACTAATTGCAAGAGAAAAGCTTTACTGTACTTTCTGCCTTACTGTCTCTAGTCACATTGCACCTTCCAGCTCTGGTAACGTCCTGGTGTGATGTCACTTCCTGTGGACACAGCCTTGTACCCCCATATCACTCATCCCTAGCATTCTATCACTCCcagctttttttctgtctgtctttctagttttgtgttttctctttgCCAACACCCTAGGGCATCCATTCCTGACTGGTCTTATGCCAAAAACATGTCTTCAAACAACACTAAACAAACCATGCCATAGTGACTTGTCCTTACGGCCTAAACAGGAACACACTAGCACCATCTGCTGTATAGGCCTTCAGTTAACCTGCTCCCAGCCCTGTTTGTGCCATCTTGTGGTCATTGTCAGACTGATCTGGGAACAGGCTAGAATTCTGTAGGCAAAGTGCAGTGTACCTAGTCTTCCACCACTGTCCCCTCAAAAACTAGGATCCAGAACACTGTTCCCTTGCTTTACCATTCTGCACCATAACgccactccctccatctcttccttccagtacccccccccccatgtgctTTTCTTTCGTACTGCTCTAAAACTCTACTGGAGGCCTGATGCAGGAGTATGGGGAAGTTGCCCTAGGTGCTGATCTTCGGTCAGGTCTATGCATTTCTCCATCTAATGGTTCACCTTTGAGAGAGGGGCAGTTGATCCTAGACCTGTTCCAATGGGAAACTTTCCCCCAGAACCTAGACATACACATACTGTCCAGAGATCAGTTGTCAGTGTCTACCGCCTGGAGTTATTGGTCAGTTTCAACAGAGGAAATTGCACTATTGGTGTCTTTGTAACGCAAAGAGTTTGCGGTTGCACTTTTGGCTTACGCAACACCCCCGGCTCTAAAAACTTTCAAAGGCATTAGATCCTTTGAGCGTCGATTGAgtatttggaaatgttatgTTCCCCTACGCCTGTTTGATTTCAAGGTGACCG
Above is a window of Esox lucius isolate fEsoLuc1 chromosome 9, fEsoLuc1.pri, whole genome shotgun sequence DNA encoding:
- the pnpla6 gene encoding patatin-like phospholipase domain-containing protein 6 isoform X1, which codes for MGQSTSEQEGQQHEDPPLEEGFHHIKAFVEGELQTSMMMGMVIGAGIAIILIAILIFFVLRRIQLRNLEAQEAPKYRFRKRDKVMFYGRKIMRKVSQSTSSLVGTASSSRPRLKKKQKMLNIAKKILRFKKEVPTLVAKEPPPSLLEADLTEFDVANSHLPSEVLYMLKNVRVLGHFEKPLFLELCKHMVFLQFQQGEYVFRPGQPDSSIYVVQDGKLELCLTGMNGKDGVVKEVFPGDSVHSLLSILDVITGHQKPYRTVSARAAEVSTVLRLPVEAFHSIFEKYPESLVRVVQIIMVRLQRVTVLALHNYLGLTNELFSHEMQPLRLPPLSPHPVPRTSPQRHGKRFSSLTVPAEDREAAVKEAQAGDAGKDGAAHQSPLSRTISMPVDIAGMQKNLRSDFDMAYERGRISVSAEDGNTPPTFTRPQDQRERRVTVDEVPSGVYLYPEEEGGLDNQFSPGPGSVPGRPSAALFEEAQKEILKLMKIEDPALLNGRVTLHHAKAGTVLARQGDQDVSLHFVLAGCLHVYQRMIDKQEAVCLFVTQPGEMVGQLAVLTGEPLIFTIKANRDCTFLKISKSDFYEIMREQPSVVLSAAHTVAIRMSPFVRQMDFAIDWMAVEAGRALYRQDDQSDCTYIVLNGRLRSVIRKANGKKELVGEYGRGDLIGVVEALTRQPRATTVHAVRDTELVKLPEGTLNNIKRRYPQVVTRLIHLLGQKILGNLQQARGPFSGSALGLSTVASSPDVTNPASNLSTVAVLPVCDEVPMNAFNLELSHALSAIGPTLLLTSDIIRERLGASALDSIHEYRLSGWLAQQEDINRIVLYQTDSSMTPWTQRCIRQADCILIVGLGDQEPALGQLEQMLENTAVRALKQLVLLHKEDGSGPCRTVEWLNMRSWCSGHLHLRCPRRVFSRRGPSKLREVYEKVFEKTADRHSDFSRLARVLTGNSIALVLGGGGARGCSHVGVIKAMEEAGIPIDIVGGTSIGSFIGALYAEERSAVRTKQRAREWSKAMNSVFKTILDLTYPITSMFTGAAFNTSISKVFQDKQAEDLWLPYFNVTTDITASAMRVHQNGSLWRYVRASASYTPYLPPLCDPKDGHLLVDGCYVNNVPGSLWRYVRASMTLSGYLPPLCDPKDGNLLMDGGYINNLPADIARNMGAKTVIAIDVGSQDETDLCNYGDCLSGWWLLWKRINPWAEKVKVPDMAEIQSRLAYVSCVRQLEVVKNSAYCEYIRPPIDRFKTMDFGKFDEIYDVGYQHGKLLFTGWARGDIIDNMLKDHRSADYNDSKAKTDSCTCPGADFTDLAEIVSRIEPVQTYVEPGAAEAGDESDCLTEYEEDGMDTVREEEEEDEEDDEGEQDLDDQSPGEWGQNGVFQVDEEKSVRQRRKTQSEEVFDC
- the pnpla6 gene encoding patatin-like phospholipase domain-containing protein 6 isoform X4; the encoded protein is MGQSTSEQEGQQHEDPPLEEGFHHIKAFVEGELQTSMMMGMVIGAGIAIILIAILIFFVLRRIQLRNLEAQEAPKYRFRKRDKVMFYGRKIMRKVSQSTSSLVGTASSSRPRLKKKQKMLNIAKKILRFKKEVPTLVAKEPPPSLLEADLTEFDVANSHLPSEVLYMLKNVRVLGHFEKPLFLELCKHMVFLQFQQGEYVFRPGQPDSSIYVVQDGKLELCLTGMNGKDGVVKEVFPGDSVHSLLSILDVITGHQKPYRTVSARAAEVSTVLRLPVEAFHSIFEKYPESLVRVVQIIMVRLQRVTVLALHNYLGLTNELFSHEMQPLRLPPLSPHPVPRTSPQRHGKRFSSLTVPAEDREAAVKEAQAGDAGKDGAAHQSPLSRTISMPVDIAGMQKNLRSDFDMAYERGRISVSAEDGNTPPTFTRPQDQRERRVTVDEVPSGVYLYPEEEGGLDNQFSPGPGSVPGRPSAALFEEAQKEILKLMKIEDPALLNGRVTLHHAKAGTVLARQGDQDVSLHFVLAGCLHVYQRMIDKQEAVCLFVTQPGEMVGQLAVLTGEPLIFTIKANRDCTFLKISKSDFYEIMREQPSVVLSAAHTVAIRMSPFVRQMDFAIDWMAVEAGRALYRQDDQSDCTYIVLNGRLRSVIRKANGKKELVGEYGRGDLIGVVEALTRQPRATTVHAVRDTELVKLPEGTLNNIKRRYPQVVTRLIHLLGQKILGNLQQARGPFSGSALGLSTVASSPDVTNPASNLSTVAVLPVCDEVPMNAFNLELSHALSAIGPTLLLTSDIIRERLGASALDSIHEYRLSGWLAQQEDINRIVLYQTDSSMTPWTQRCIRQADCILIVGLGDQEPALGQLEQMLENTAVRALKQLVLLHKEDGSGPCRTVEWLNMRSWCSGHLHLRCPRRVFSRRGPSKLREVYEKVFEKTADRHSDFSRLARVLTGNSIALVLGGGGARGCSHVGVIKAMEEAGIPIDIVGGTSIGSFIGALYAEERSAVRTKQRAREWSKAMNSVFKTILDLTYPITSMFTGAAFNTSISKVFQDKQAEDLWLPYFNVTTDITASAMRVHQNGSLWRYVRASASYTPYLPPLCDPKDGHLLVDGCYVNNVPADIARNMGAKTVIAIDVGSQDETDLCNYGDCLSGWWLLWKRINPWAEKVKVPDMAEIQSRLAYVSCVRQLEVVKNSAYCEYIRPPIDRFKTMDFGKFDEIYDVGYQHGKLLFTGWARGDIIDNMLKDHRSADYNDSKAKTDSCTCPGADFTDLAEIVSRIEPVQTYVEPGAAEAGDESDCLTEYEEDGMDTVREEEEEDEEDDEGEQDLDDQSPGEWGQNGVFQVDEEKSVRQRRKTQSEEVFDC
- the pnpla6 gene encoding patatin-like phospholipase domain-containing protein 6 isoform X2, with the translated sequence MGQSTSEQEGQQHEDPPLEEGFHHIKAFVEGELQTSMMMGMVIGAGIAIILIAILIFFVLRRIQLRNLEAQEAPKYRFRKRDKVMFYGRKIMRKVSQSTSSLVGTASSSRPRLKKKQKMLNIAKKILRFKKEVPTLVAKEPPPSLLEADLTEFDVANSHLPSEVLYMLKNVRVLGHFEKPLFLELCKHMVFLQFQQGEYVFRPGQPDSSIYVVQDGKLELCLTGMNGKDGVVKEVFPGDSVHSLLSILDVITGHQKPYRTVSARAAEVSTVLRLPVEAFHSIFEKYPESLVRVVQIIMVRLQRVTVLALHNYLGLTNELFSHEMQPLRLPPLSPHPVPRTSPQRHGKRFSSLTVPAEDREAAVKEAQAGDAGKDGAAHQSPLSRTISMPVDIAGMQKNLRSDFDMAYERGRISVSAEDGNTPPTFTRPQDQRERRVTVDEVPSGVYLYPEEEGGLDNQFSPGPGSVPGRPSAALFEEAQKEILKLMKIEDPALLNGRVTLHHAKAGTVLARQGDQDVSLHFVLAGCLHVYQRMIDKQEAVCLFVTQPGEMVGQLAVLTGEPLIFTIKANRDCTFLKISKSDFYEIMREQPSVVLSAAHTVAIRMSPFVRQMDFAIDWMAVEAGRALYRQDDQSDCTYIVLNGRLRSVIRKANGKKELVGEYGRGDLIGVVEALTRQPRATTVHAVRDTELVKLPEGTLNNIKRRYPQVVTRLIHLLGQKILGNLQQARGPFSGSALGLSTVASSPDVTNPASNLSTVAVLPVCDEVPMNAFNLELSHALSAIGPTLLLTSDIIRERLGASALDSIHEYRLSGWLAQQEDINRIVLYQTDSSMTPWTQRCIRQADCILIVGLGDQEPALGQLEQMLENTAVRALKQLVLLHKEDGSGPCRTVEWLNMRSWCSGHLHLRCPRRVFSRRGPSKLREVYEKVFEKTADRHSDFSRLARVLTGNSIALVLGGGGARGCSHVGVIKAMEEAGIPIDIVGGTSIGSFIGALYAEERSAVRTKQRAREWSKAMNSVFKTILDLTYPITSMFTGAAFNTSISKVFQDKQAEDLWLPYFNVTTDITASAMRVHQNGSLWRYVRASASYTPYLPPLCDPKDGHLLVDGCYVNNVPGSLWRYVRASMTLSGYLPPLCDPKDGNLLMDGGYINNLPADIARNMGAKTVIAIDVGSQDETDLCNYGDCLSGWWLLWKRINPWAEKVKVPDMAEIQSRLAYVSCVRQLEVVKNSAYCEYIRPPIDRFKTMDFGKFDEIYDVGYQHGKLLFTGWARGDIIDNMLKDHRSADYNDSKAKTDSCTCPGADFTDLAEIVSRIEPVQTYVEPGAAEAGDESDCLTEYEEDGMDTVREEEEEDEEDDEGEQDLDDQSPGEWGQNGVFQDEEKSVRQRRKTQSEEVFDC